AAGCGCAAGCACCTCACGGTGGCCACCAAGAGCAACGGCATCGCGATCAGCATGCCCTGGTGGGACGGCCGCGCCGACGCCATCGGCCGCGACCACCCCGAGGTGACCGTCGACAAGCAACACATCGACATCCTGTCGGCGCGCTTCGTGCTGCAGCCCCAGCGCTTCGACGTGGTGGTGGCGAGCAACCTGTTCGGCGACATCCTCTCCGACCTGGGCCCGGCCACCACCGGCACCATCGGCCTCGCGCCCTCGGCCAACCTCAACCCGGAGCGCAAGTTCCCGTCGCTGTTCGAGCCGGTGCACGGCTCGGCGCCGGACATCTACGGCCAGAACATCGCCAACCCGATCGCGATGATCTGGTCGGGCGCGCTGATGCTGGACTTCCTCACGCAAGGCCAGGGCGCAGGCCGCGCCGCGCACGACGCGATCCTCGGCGCCATCGAAGCGGTGCTGCGCGACGGGCCGCGCACGCGCGACCTGGGCGGCACGGCCTCGACCACCGACATTGGAATGGCCATTGCCGAACGCGTGGCCGCCGCCTGAGCTCTGCATTCATCCAGGACCCTTTCGACCATGACACTGACACTTGAACGCCAGGACCTGCTGCCCGGCCAACAGCTCATCGGCGCCGACTGGCGCGAAGCCAGCGACGGCCGCCGCCTCGAGGTGACCGATCCCGCCACCGATGGCGTCTTCGCGAGCGTGCCCGACGGCACCGCCGCCGATGCGCGCGCCGCAGTGAATGCGGCGCATGCCGCCTTCCCCGCCTGGCGCGCCGTGCCGGCGAAGCAGCGCGCGCAGATCCTCAAGCGCTGGAACGACCTGATGCTCGCGCATCAGGACGATCTGGGCCGCCTGATCTCGCGCGAACAGGGCAAGCCGCTGGCCGAAGGCCGCGGCGAAGTGGCCTACGCGGCCAGCTATGTCGAATGGTTCGGCGAAGAAGCCACGCGCGCCAACGGCGACGTGATTCCGGCCCCCGTGACCGGCCGCCGCATGCTCGCGCTGAAGGAGCCCGTGGGCGTGGTCGCCGCGATCACGCCGTGGAACTTTCCGGCCGCGATGATCGCGCGCAAGATCGCGCCTGCGCTGGCCGCGGGCTGCACCGTGGTGTGCAAGCCGGCCGAGGACACGCCGCTGACCTCGCTCGCGCTCGTCAGGCTCGCGCAGGAGGCCGGCGTGCCCGCGGGCGTGCTCAACATCGTCACGGCCTCGCGCGAACGCACGCCCGAGGTGGTCGACGTGTGGCTGGCCGATGCGCGGGTGCGCAAGATCAGCTTCACCGGCTCCACGCCTGTCGGCAAGCACCTGGCGCGCGCCTCGGCCGACACGCTCAAGAAACTGTCGCTCGAGCTCGGCGGCAATGCACCGTTCATCGTGTTCGAGGATGCCGACATCGATGCCGCGGTGGAAGGCCTGATGGCCGCCAAGTTCCGCAACGGCGGGCAGACTTGCGTGTGCCCGAACCGCGTGTTCGTGCAGGCTCGCGTGCACGACGCCTTCGTCGACAAGCTGGCCGCGCGCGTCGGCGCGCTGAAGGTCGGTCCGGCCACCGAGCCCGACTCGCAGATCGGCCCGATGATCAACGCGCGCGCGGTCGACAAGATCGAGCGCCACGTGCGCGACGCCGTGGCCCGGGGCGCGCGCATCGTGGTCGGCGGCGAACGGCTGCGCTCCGCGCGCTGCGACGGCCCCAACTACTACGCGCCGACCGTGCTCGTGAACGCCGATGCGGGCATGGATTGCAGCTGCGAAGAGACTTTCGGACCCGTGGTGCCGGTCACGCGCTTCGACACCGAGGCCGAGGTGATCGCGGCCGCCAACGACACGCCCTTCGGCCTGGCCGCCTACTTCTACTCGACCGACGTGCGGCGCATCTGGCGCGTGGCCGAGGCGCTCGAATCCGGCATCGTCGGCATCAACGAAGGTGCACTGGCCGCCGAGGCCGCGCCCTTCGGCGGCGTGAAGGAATCGGGCTACGGGCGCGAAGGCTCGGTGCACGGGCTCGACGACTACATGCACACCAAGTACCTGTGCCAGGGCGGGCTTTGAGGCGGCGACCGCGCCTTTTCGGCATTCGGGCTTGACCCGGCCCCAGGGGCATCCTCTAAAAGGGGAAGATCCACCGAAAGGAACACTTCATGCGATCTTCCGCCCCGCACCTGAATCCCTCCGAAGCAGCGCGACGGCTCGGCGTCTCGGCCAAGGCCCTGCGGCTGTACGAGCAGCGCGGCCTGGTCGAGCCCGGCCGGACCGCGGCGGGATGGCGGACCTACGGCCCGGCCGAGATGACGCGTGCAGGCGAGATCGTCGCGCTGCGCGCGCTCGGCTTCAGCCTGGCCCAGGTGGCACGGGTGCTCGCGGGCAATCCTGAAGGCCTGGAGCAGGCGTTGGCCGCGCACCAGACGGCGCTGGAAGCGCAGCTTCGCCAGCTCACGCACACCGTCGAGAAGGTCCGCGGCTTGCGCAGCGGCATTGCGCAAGGCCGGACACCGACCATCGGCGAACTCACGGGCCTGCTGGCACCCGCCTGCGAAGTCCGCCTTGCCTTCGACCTGCCATGGCCCTGGGGCGGGGAGCGCTTCGAGCTTCGCGAGATCCGGCCGCTCAACTACATCGTCGGCCCGCTCGGCAGCGGCAAGACCCGGCTGGCGCAGCGCATTGCCGAGGCACTGCCCAACGCGGCCTGGCTCGGGCTGGACCGGCGGGCGGAGGGCGGTGCCGCCGTGCCCGAGCCTCGGGTCGAGCGCGCGCTGGCCTGGCTCGTGGAGGACGGTGCGACGCCATCGGACGCGCTGATCGCACTTCTGGCCGGGCTGGAAGCGGAAGGGCCCCATGCCGTGGTCGTGGACCTGATCGAACACGAGCTGGACCAAGCCACCCAGGAGGCGCTGATCACCCGGCTGCGCCGCCGCGGCCCCCACGCGCGGCCGATCTTCATGCTCACGCGCTCCTGCGCGATCCTCGACCTGGCGGCCGTCGGGCCGGACGAGGCGATCATCCTATGCCCCGCGAACCACAGCCCGCCGAGCCTGGTCGCACCCTGCCCCGGCGCGCCGGGCTACGAGGCCGTCGCCACCTGCCTGGCGACGCCGCAGGTGCGGGCGCGAACGGCGGGACTTGCGGCGTGGCGGCAGGCGGCCTGATCAGGTCGAGCCGCGCCCCGTTCAGCGCACCGCCGACAGCTCCGCGCGCATCGCGGCGAGGGCATCCGCAGGATTCGAAGCGCGTGATATCGGACGGCCGATGACCACGTGCGTCGCGCCGGCGCCGACGGCCTGCGCCACCGTGGTGAAGCGTGCATGGTCGCTCTTCGAGTCGCCGGCCAGCTGTATGCCGGGCGTGACGATCAGCATGCCCGGCGGCAGGGTCTCGCGAAGCAGCCGCGCCTCCAGCGGGGAGGCGACGACGCCGTGGCATCCCGAGGCCGCGGCAAGCCGTGCAAGGCGCAGCACCTGCCCGGCCACCGTCGAGCCGACGCCCACTTCGTGCAGGGCTTCGTCGTCCATGCTGGTGATGACCGTGAGCGCGAGTACCTTCAGGTGGGGAAAGCGGCGCGCGGCCTCGACCGCGGACCGAAGCACCGCCGAACCGCCCGAGGCATGGACCGTCACCATCGAGGCGCCGATCTGCCCCGCTGCGGTGACGGCCGCGGCGACCGAACTCGGAATCTCCAGCAGCTTGAGGTCCAGAAAAACATGCTTGCCGCCCTCCACGAGCTCGCGGACGATCGAAGGCCCGGCCGCTGTCAGCAACTGCAGGCCGACCTTGTAGAACGTCGCTTCGGCGCCCAGTTGCCGCACGAGGCCCGTGGCCGATGCAGCGGCGGCGAAGTCGAGCGACACGATAATGCGGCTGTCCAAGCGCTTACCTCGTCTGGAAGATCGGTCCAGCATAAGCGATCGTGCCGCTGTCCGCGCGGGCGCGGCGGAGATGGCGCGGCCGCCTCCGCCTGGCGACAATCGTTCGACCATGAAAACCATCTCCTACGGCGTGCTTATCGTCAACGAGCAAGGCCAGCTTCTCATGGCGCACGCGACGGGCCAGAAGCACTGGGACATCCCCAAGGGCGGCGGGGAAGCCGGCGAGTCCGCGCGCGAAGCAGCCATCCGCGAAGTCCGGGAAGAGACGGGCATCGAGCTGGCCGCGGAGTCGATGGAAGAGCTCGGGCGCATGCCGTACCGTCCCGGCAAGGACCTGCACCTGTTCCGCGCCTTCGTGCACACGCGCGACTGCGACATTGCGGCCTGCAAGTGCACGAGCTTCTTTCCTCACCACGCTTCAGGCGTGATGACGCCCGAGGTGGACCAGTTCAAATGGGTGGACACCGCAGACGTACCGGCGCTGGCCGCAAAGTCGATGACGGCGGTGCTTCGGACGCTGCCCGGCTTCGGAACGACGAGGGACATCTGACGCCGTCTGCACCTCGATGCGCCCCGCTCAATCGGCATCGGGCGGCAGCACCAGCGGGCCGCAGTTCTCGTCGGCAACGAACACTGCCAGCAGCTTTGCGGGGCGCACCGGATCGGGGTTCTCCGCAAAGAGATGCAGCGTGCGCGGCGGCTCGAAGAAGGTCTCGCCGCTCCTGTAGGTGCCCACCGGAGCGCCGCCGAGCTGCGAGCGGATGGTGCCTTCCAGAATGATCGCGGTCACCGAGCCGGGATGCCGATGGGCCGGCGAATAGGCCAGCGGCGGAAAGTCGACGAGCACGGTGGTCACCGACTTGCCGGGCACGTTCGGCAGCGCCTCGCACGAGAGCACCTTGACCGAGGTCGCGGGCCTCGCATCGGCACCCGAACCCGCGGGCGCCGGGGCCGACGAGAACATGGGCCGCGCCACGCTGCTGCACACATCGGCGAACCATTGCGCCGCCTCCTGCCGGTTGCCGTGCGGCATCAGCGCCCAGCCGGCGGCCAGCACCAGGGAGAGCGCCGCAATGCCTGCGCCGAGCGGGCCGCGATGAAGCCTGGCCGCATTCACGATGCAACCCTCTGGCGCAGCCGCAGCGACGCACTCCAGCCCAGCTCCCGCCTGGCCTTCTCGCTGCTGACTTCGGGGTTGTCCTCGGCAATGTTGAAGACACCGCCCTGCGCATGCCGCAGCGCCAGCACCGCCGCCCAGGCCGCGGCCTCCACATGGACCGGGCACGCGCCCCTGGGCCCGGCGCTCGACGTGCCGGGACCGTAGAACTGCCCGTAGCGCAGCACCGTGCCCGTGGGGCCCGCCGTGCCCAGCACGCTGCGCTCCAGCGCCGCCACGCCGGCCACGCTGACGCCGCGCGTGCCTTCGGCCGCGAGATCGAGCGGATCTTCCTCGACGTGCGGGGTCGCGCCGGGCGCATAGAGCCAGGCGATGCTCTGCGCCACCAGCCGGCGGCTGCCTGCGGCCAGCGCGGCGGCCACGAGGTTGCGCGTGCCCTCGGTGCGCACG
This genomic window from Variovorax sp. V93 contains:
- a CDS encoding NAD-dependent epimerase/dehydratase family protein, coding for MSERIFVAGAAGAIGSALVPLLVDAGYAVYGSTRRAERAHALEARGAVPVVVDVFDAPALRAALRRIAPASVIHQLTDLPPDLDPRLMADAAHRNARVRTEGTRNLVAAALAAGSRRLVAQSIAWLYAPGATPHVEEDPLDLAAEGTRGVSVAGVAALERSVLGTAGPTGTVLRYGQFYGPGTSSAGPRGACPVHVEAAAWAAVLALRHAQGGVFNIAEDNPEVSSEKARRELGWSASLRLRQRVAS
- a CDS encoding MerR family transcriptional regulator, producing MRSSAPHLNPSEAARRLGVSAKALRLYEQRGLVEPGRTAAGWRTYGPAEMTRAGEIVALRALGFSLAQVARVLAGNPEGLEQALAAHQTALEAQLRQLTHTVEKVRGLRSGIAQGRTPTIGELTGLLAPACEVRLAFDLPWPWGGERFELREIRPLNYIVGPLGSGKTRLAQRIAEALPNAAWLGLDRRAEGGAAVPEPRVERALAWLVEDGATPSDALIALLAGLEAEGPHAVVVDLIEHELDQATQEALITRLRRRGPHARPIFMLTRSCAILDLAAVGPDEAIILCPANHSPPSLVAPCPGAPGYEAVATCLATPQVRARTAGLAAWRQAA
- a CDS encoding NUDIX hydrolase; amino-acid sequence: MKTISYGVLIVNEQGQLLMAHATGQKHWDIPKGGGEAGESAREAAIREVREETGIELAAESMEELGRMPYRPGKDLHLFRAFVHTRDCDIAACKCTSFFPHHASGVMTPEVDQFKWVDTADVPALAAKSMTAVLRTLPGFGTTRDI
- a CDS encoding NAD-dependent succinate-semialdehyde dehydrogenase, with the protein product MTLTLERQDLLPGQQLIGADWREASDGRRLEVTDPATDGVFASVPDGTAADARAAVNAAHAAFPAWRAVPAKQRAQILKRWNDLMLAHQDDLGRLISREQGKPLAEGRGEVAYAASYVEWFGEEATRANGDVIPAPVTGRRMLALKEPVGVVAAITPWNFPAAMIARKIAPALAAGCTVVCKPAEDTPLTSLALVRLAQEAGVPAGVLNIVTASRERTPEVVDVWLADARVRKISFTGSTPVGKHLARASADTLKKLSLELGGNAPFIVFEDADIDAAVEGLMAAKFRNGGQTCVCPNRVFVQARVHDAFVDKLAARVGALKVGPATEPDSQIGPMINARAVDKIERHVRDAVARGARIVVGGERLRSARCDGPNYYAPTVLVNADAGMDCSCEETFGPVVPVTRFDTEAEVIAAANDTPFGLAAYFYSTDVRRIWRVAEALESGIVGINEGALAAEAAPFGGVKESGYGREGSVHGLDDYMHTKYLCQGGL
- a CDS encoding tartrate dehydrogenase, with the protein product MTPTFRIALIAGDGIGKEVMPEGLRVVLAAAERFGFELDCRTIAWASCDYHAEHGQMMPDDWKEQLQGVDAIYFGAVGWPATVPDHVSLWGSLLKFRREFDQYINLRPVRLFEGVPCPLAGRKPGDIDYLVVRENTEGEYTSLGGVMYEGTEREIVIQESVFSRHGTDRVLKYACELARSRKRKHLTVATKSNGIAISMPWWDGRADAIGRDHPEVTVDKQHIDILSARFVLQPQRFDVVVASNLFGDILSDLGPATTGTIGLAPSANLNPERKFPSLFEPVHGSAPDIYGQNIANPIAMIWSGALMLDFLTQGQGAGRAAHDAILGAIEAVLRDGPRTRDLGGTASTTDIGMAIAERVAAA
- a CDS encoding cupin domain-containing protein, giving the protein MNAARLHRGPLGAGIAALSLVLAAGWALMPHGNRQEAAQWFADVCSSVARPMFSSAPAPAGSGADARPATSVKVLSCEALPNVPGKSVTTVLVDFPPLAYSPAHRHPGSVTAIILEGTIRSQLGGAPVGTYRSGETFFEPPRTLHLFAENPDPVRPAKLLAVFVADENCGPLVLPPDAD
- the pyrF gene encoding orotidine-5'-phosphate decarboxylase, with product MDSRIIVSLDFAAAASATGLVRQLGAEATFYKVGLQLLTAAGPSIVRELVEGGKHVFLDLKLLEIPSSVAAAVTAAGQIGASMVTVHASGGSAVLRSAVEAARRFPHLKVLALTVITSMDDEALHEVGVGSTVAGQVLRLARLAAASGCHGVVASPLEARLLRETLPPGMLIVTPGIQLAGDSKSDHARFTTVAQAVGAGATHVVIGRPISRASNPADALAAMRAELSAVR